In a single window of the Amycolatopsis sp. cg5 genome:
- a CDS encoding serine hydrolase domain-containing protein, whose protein sequence is MDAETFTRLLAKHDVPGAQLVVRRDGETISLAAGEERLGSGRAVTAESRFPLGSLTKPFTAALAMTLVADEDLDLDEPLTGLPVTLRQLLSHTSGLESTVDEEGSRSRWASKYRRQPEFTPGTVFSYSNVGYVLAGHLAEEVTGMDWAEALKAILGVEVEEATVSGHSGRIPVEQVMSSLEAPNGGLALSAANLVKFLENDINDDMCDEQLEGIEIGPFGMADGWGLGWARFGSFWGHDGTGDGTSAHLRFSDDLAIALTANAGTAPALWADVLAELEFAPPAADQVPVPAPLDRAGVYRNGDAEFVIDVKDGQLSLGGTPLICFEDLTFQLRDNSGTAYGGRFLPDELLQVTGRLARRQA, encoded by the coding sequence ATGGACGCCGAGACCTTCACCAGACTGCTCGCCAAACACGACGTCCCTGGCGCCCAGCTCGTCGTCCGCCGAGACGGTGAGACGATCTCGCTGGCGGCGGGGGAGGAGCGGCTCGGTTCAGGCCGCGCGGTCACGGCCGAGTCGCGGTTCCCGCTCGGGTCGCTGACCAAGCCGTTCACCGCCGCGTTGGCCATGACGCTGGTCGCCGACGAGGACTTGGACCTCGACGAACCGCTGACCGGGCTGCCCGTGACGTTGCGGCAGCTGCTCAGCCACACCAGCGGCCTTGAATCCACTGTGGACGAAGAGGGCTCCAGGAGTCGCTGGGCGTCGAAGTACCGGCGGCAGCCGGAGTTCACGCCTGGCACGGTGTTCTCGTATTCGAACGTCGGCTATGTCCTCGCCGGGCACCTCGCGGAAGAGGTCACCGGGATGGACTGGGCCGAGGCGCTGAAGGCGATTCTCGGTGTCGAGGTGGAGGAAGCCACGGTCAGCGGGCACAGCGGGCGGATCCCGGTCGAGCAGGTCATGTCGTCGCTGGAGGCGCCGAACGGCGGCCTCGCGCTCAGCGCGGCGAATCTAGTGAAGTTCCTAGAAAACGACATTAATGACGATATGTGCGACGAACAGCTCGAAGGTATCGAAATCGGGCCATTCGGCATGGCGGATGGCTGGGGACTCGGCTGGGCCAGGTTCGGCTCGTTCTGGGGACATGACGGAACCGGTGATGGCACGTCCGCGCACCTCCGGTTTTCCGACGACCTCGCGATCGCACTGACCGCCAATGCGGGCACCGCGCCCGCATTGTGGGCGGACGTGCTCGCCGAACTCGAATTCGCACCACCGGCGGCCGACCAGGTTCCCGTTCCGGCGCCACTCGACCGTGCCGGCGTCTACCGCAATGGCGACGCCGAATTCGTCATTGACGTCAAGGACGGGCAGTTGTCACTGGGCGGAACACCACTCATTTGTTTCGAGGACCTGACGTTTCAATTACGCGACAATTCAGGGACGGCGTACGGCGGCCGATTCTTGCCAGACGAGCTGCTGCAGGTCACCGGACGCTTGGCGCGGAGGCAGGCGTGA
- a CDS encoding glycoside hydrolase family 25 protein — protein sequence MALGIDIYRANQKVTDWHAVKAHGVTYCWVKLTDGGGIAPKGPGDAEVAGAKSVGIAVGGYHFVQPTPGPERQAEIFIAEVNRLGATEVVPMLDMEDQSRPGAAKIPLAQKKPFSIRFCDRVRELGFRPGVYMNSGLARQLRPDQWGIPDLVIWIARYSGNKPHADAGRYDIHQYSETGHVPGIVAKGVDLNESYTDNHLLTTPFEEDDDMAGPLDHEYPGSDERQFHHRTIETRGISAVVGDVWFAVSAGYHDMKDVNVFFNGVQEPIHFDAIPADTRSVWQVPDGCESISWEYECAGPSSSVVIYGKR from the coding sequence ATGGCCTTGGGTATCGACATCTACCGAGCCAACCAGAAGGTCACCGACTGGCACGCGGTGAAAGCCCACGGTGTCACCTACTGCTGGGTCAAACTCACCGACGGCGGCGGCATCGCCCCGAAGGGCCCCGGCGACGCGGAGGTCGCCGGCGCCAAATCGGTCGGCATCGCCGTCGGCGGGTATCACTTCGTCCAGCCGACACCCGGCCCGGAGCGCCAGGCCGAGATCTTCATCGCCGAGGTCAACCGCCTCGGCGCGACCGAGGTCGTACCGATGCTCGACATGGAGGACCAGTCACGGCCCGGCGCGGCGAAGATCCCGCTGGCGCAGAAGAAACCGTTCAGCATCCGCTTCTGCGACCGCGTCCGCGAGCTGGGTTTCCGGCCGGGCGTCTACATGAACAGCGGCCTCGCCAGGCAGCTGCGCCCCGACCAGTGGGGCATCCCCGACCTGGTCATCTGGATCGCCAGGTACAGCGGCAACAAACCACACGCCGACGCTGGTCGTTACGACATCCACCAGTACTCCGAGACCGGGCACGTGCCGGGGATCGTCGCCAAGGGCGTCGACCTCAACGAGTCCTACACCGACAACCACCTGTTGACCACACCGTTCGAAGAGGATGACGACATGGCAGGTCCGCTAGATCACGAATACCCCGGCAGCGACGAACGCCAGTTCCACCACCGCACGATCGAGACCCGTGGCATCTCGGCGGTCGTCGGCGACGTCTGGTTCGCGGTGTCCGCCGGGTACCACGACATGAAGGACGTCAACGTGTTCTTCAACGGCGTCCAGGAGCCGATCCACTTCGACGCCATCCCGGCCGACACGCGCTCGGTCTGGCAGGTCCCCGACGGCTGCGAGTCGATCTCGTGGGAGTACGAGTGCGCGGGCCCGTCCAGCTCGGTCGTCATCTACGGCAAGCGCTGA
- a CDS encoding PLP-dependent aminotransferase family protein, with the protein MDSAGPLSHRRRWSPGVVQQVSPAEVIDLGPGYLDPGLLPVDLLSKAYGEALAEFGSAALAYGDDQGALPFRAAAARRAGCTEAQVLVTAGTSHALYLIAAMFASDQDVVLVERYAYDLGRKILTDRGLRTRAVEMDADGMDPQALHDALVGERGRVAFIYLNPTFHNPTGIVVPETRRRALLEVAARHGVLVVEDDAYADLGMDGDVPPSMAELSGFDGVIRLRTFSKTIAPGLRLGFLIADPRTVNRLVRHGLFVSGGSANHVTSLAVASMLESGDYDRHLTWLRAQLKARRDALVENLSGPFDFDLPAGGYFLWLRFADEVRVPSEVIVAAGARFGDGPGSAVRLAYSLNSPDRLAAAGRVLAGSWIPSLEHT; encoded by the coding sequence ATGGACTCCGCCGGACCACTGTCCCATCGGCGGCGGTGGAGCCCGGGAGTCGTGCAGCAGGTCAGCCCGGCCGAGGTGATCGACCTCGGGCCGGGCTACCTCGACCCCGGGCTGCTTCCTGTCGACCTGTTATCGAAGGCTTACGGCGAGGCGCTCGCGGAGTTCGGCTCCGCGGCGCTGGCGTACGGTGATGATCAAGGCGCGCTGCCGTTCCGGGCGGCGGCGGCGCGCCGCGCCGGCTGCACGGAGGCGCAGGTGCTCGTCACGGCGGGCACGTCACACGCGTTGTACCTCATCGCGGCCATGTTCGCGTCCGACCAGGACGTCGTGCTGGTCGAGCGCTATGCCTACGACCTCGGCCGCAAGATCCTCACCGACCGCGGCCTGCGCACCCGCGCGGTGGAGATGGACGCCGATGGCATGGACCCGCAGGCGCTGCACGACGCGCTCGTCGGCGAGCGGGGCCGGGTCGCGTTCATCTACCTCAACCCGACTTTTCACAACCCGACCGGCATCGTCGTGCCCGAGACACGCAGGCGGGCGCTGCTCGAGGTCGCGGCCAGGCACGGCGTGCTCGTCGTCGAGGACGACGCGTACGCCGACCTCGGGATGGACGGCGACGTACCACCGTCGATGGCCGAACTGTCCGGTTTCGACGGGGTGATCCGGCTGCGGACGTTCTCCAAGACCATCGCGCCCGGACTCCGGCTCGGCTTCCTGATCGCCGACCCACGGACCGTGAACCGCTTGGTACGTCACGGTTTGTTCGTCAGCGGCGGATCGGCCAACCATGTCACGTCGCTCGCCGTCGCGTCGATGCTGGAGTCCGGCGACTACGACCGGCACCTGACCTGGCTGCGCGCCCAGCTCAAGGCCCGGCGTGACGCGCTCGTCGAAAACCTGAGCGGACCGTTCGACTTCGACCTGCCTGCGGGCGGCTACTTCCTCTGGCTGCGCTTCGCGGACGAGGTGCGCGTGCCGTCGGAAGTCATCGTCGCGGCGGGCGCGCGGTTCGGCGACGGTCCCGGCTCGGCTGTCCGACTGGCGTACAGCCTCAACTCACCTGACCGACTGGCCGCCGCGGGACGCGTGCTGGCCGGTTCGTGGATCCCCAGTTTGGAGCACACATGA
- the mppP gene encoding enduracididine biosynthesis enzyme MppP, giving the protein MQDTKIATSPGNLTQFEYLALNSPLNLSDGHARQALTPAQSGIIDELPSLWADAVKRPVEEVERSAQRAYFELLGQYSHPGADGRVLACYSSSVAMEIFARALATTTDAIGLVHPTFDNIPDILRGVGMRLVPVEEHWLHDDDLPADLLRSLGCLFVTTPNNPTGKVVTEERLRRLAAQCAEYGVVLTLDTSFRGFDTRAQYDHYAVLEQSGCRWVVIEDTGKLWPTLELKIGWLASSANVGLPLAKVYSDILLGVSPLVLSMVKRFSEDAAGGGLAELHQFIANNRATLRNGLAGIPDISFPDPDSRASVERLDVGSRTGIEVWTALREHNVFALPCHQFHWARPQEGEHSLRIALSRSAEAVTKATNALRAVLG; this is encoded by the coding sequence ATGCAGGACACTAAAATCGCGACCAGCCCCGGCAACCTGACCCAGTTCGAATACCTGGCGCTGAACAGCCCGTTGAACCTTTCCGACGGCCACGCCCGCCAGGCCCTCACCCCGGCCCAGTCCGGGATCATCGACGAACTGCCGAGCCTGTGGGCTGACGCGGTCAAGCGCCCTGTCGAAGAGGTGGAGCGCTCCGCGCAGCGCGCCTACTTCGAACTGCTGGGCCAGTACAGCCACCCCGGCGCCGACGGCCGGGTGCTCGCTTGCTACTCGTCCTCGGTCGCGATGGAGATCTTCGCCCGCGCGCTGGCCACCACCACCGACGCGATCGGGCTGGTGCACCCGACCTTCGACAACATCCCGGACATCCTGCGCGGTGTCGGCATGCGGCTGGTGCCGGTCGAGGAGCACTGGCTGCACGACGACGACCTGCCCGCCGACCTGCTTCGCTCGCTCGGCTGCCTGTTCGTCACCACGCCGAACAACCCCACCGGCAAGGTCGTGACCGAGGAACGCCTGCGCCGCCTCGCCGCGCAGTGCGCCGAATACGGTGTCGTGCTCACTTTGGACACTTCGTTCCGCGGCTTCGACACCCGCGCCCAGTACGACCACTACGCGGTGCTGGAGCAGTCCGGTTGCCGCTGGGTGGTCATCGAGGACACCGGCAAGCTGTGGCCGACGCTGGAGCTCAAGATCGGCTGGCTCGCGTCGTCGGCGAACGTCGGCCTGCCGCTGGCCAAGGTCTACTCGGACATCCTGCTCGGCGTCTCGCCCCTGGTGCTGTCGATGGTCAAGCGCTTCTCGGAGGACGCCGCCGGCGGCGGGCTCGCCGAGCTGCACCAGTTCATCGCGAACAACCGCGCGACACTCCGAAATGGACTCGCGGGCATTCCCGACATCAGCTTCCCCGACCCGGACAGCCGCGCCAGCGTCGAGCGGCTCGACGTCGGCTCGCGCACCGGCATCGAGGTCTGGACCGCGCTGCGTGAGCACAACGTCTTCGCGCTGCCGTGCCACCAGTTCCACTGGGCACGCCCGCAGGAGGGCGAGCACTCGCTGCGCATCGCGCTGTCCCGCTCGGCGGAAGCGGTCACCAAGGCCACCAACGCGCTGCGGGCCGTACTCGGCTGA
- a CDS encoding histidine kinase → MTVLRCLGATRPWRSLWYLGVGAVGALPMLALVKWALKTNTPVGYLTGVVLIVMVNVLLAAPLAAMERRRLKLIDRSSASRAPLGKNRLWRELGYAVAFTAVIAVVDFLVVIVALSVLIVPLSPLLEFVLDTGSIVNLEEGPVPSLAAVLVGIALLPVAAYLISLVARIQAAFARRVLTQPDTGLADRVAELTRSRTRLVDAFEAERKRIERDLHDGAQQRLVALTMTLGIAELDLAGLGGEGPRLVSKARAEAECVLADLRELIRGIHPQVLTDRGVEAAVAEIADRCPIPVEVHLDLPRAPAAVEAVAYFAVSEALTNVVKHSRAARVDVTGACTGRAAVVTVLDDGDGGADPAGGTGLQGLADRVAVVGGRLTLSSPPGGPTELRVELPWACG, encoded by the coding sequence GTGACCGTGCTGCGCTGTCTCGGTGCCACGAGGCCATGGCGGTCCTTGTGGTACCTCGGGGTCGGCGCGGTCGGCGCGTTGCCGATGCTGGCGCTGGTCAAATGGGCGCTCAAGACGAACACGCCGGTCGGCTACCTGACCGGCGTGGTGCTGATCGTGATGGTCAACGTGCTGCTCGCCGCGCCACTGGCGGCCATGGAACGGCGGCGTCTCAAGCTGATCGACCGGTCGTCGGCGTCGCGGGCGCCGCTCGGCAAGAACCGGCTGTGGCGCGAACTCGGCTACGCGGTCGCGTTCACCGCGGTCATCGCGGTGGTCGACTTCCTGGTCGTGATCGTCGCGCTCAGCGTGCTGATCGTGCCGCTGTCGCCGCTGCTGGAGTTCGTGCTCGACACCGGCTCGATCGTGAACCTCGAGGAAGGCCCGGTGCCCAGCCTGGCCGCGGTGCTGGTCGGAATCGCGCTGCTGCCGGTCGCCGCGTACCTGATCAGCCTGGTCGCGCGCATCCAGGCGGCCTTCGCGCGGCGGGTGCTGACGCAGCCGGACACCGGGCTCGCCGACCGCGTCGCCGAGCTGACCCGGTCCCGCACGCGGCTGGTCGACGCCTTCGAAGCCGAACGCAAGCGCATCGAACGCGACCTGCACGACGGCGCGCAGCAGCGGCTCGTCGCGCTCACCATGACGCTCGGCATCGCGGAACTCGACCTCGCCGGACTGGGCGGCGAAGGTCCCCGCCTGGTCTCGAAAGCACGCGCTGAAGCCGAATGCGTCCTCGCCGACCTCCGCGAGCTCATCCGCGGCATTCACCCCCAGGTTCTCACCGACCGAGGCGTGGAGGCGGCCGTCGCCGAGATAGCCGACCGCTGCCCGATCCCTGTCGAAGTCCACCTCGACCTCCCGCGCGCCCCGGCCGCGGTCGAGGCGGTGGCGTACTTCGCCGTCAGCGAGGCGCTGACCAACGTCGTCAAGCACAGCCGAGCCGCGCGGGTGGACGTCACCGGCGCCTGCACCGGGCGAGCGGCGGTCGTGACCGTGCTCGACGACGGTGACGGCGGCGCCGACCCGGCTGGCGGCACCGGCCTGCAAGGCCTCGCCGACCGGGTCGCGGTCGTCGGCGGCAGGCTGACCCTGTCCAGCCCGCCGGGCGGACCGACCGAACTGCGAGTGGAGTTGCCATGGGCCTGCGGATAG
- a CDS encoding response regulator yields the protein MRIAIAEDAVLLREGLVALLERFGHQVIAAVGDAEELTEVVDEYKPDIMVTDVRMPPDFTDEGLRAAVNLRARHPDLAVLVLTQYVATTYAFELLEADGRGRAGGLGYLLKDRVGAVREFVDAVERIAAGGTIIDPEVVRQLLRREQKDQPLARLTTREREVLALMAEGRANAAIAESLCVSQAAVAKYINAIFTKLDLSRAEGHHRVLAVLTYLRG from the coding sequence CTGCGGATAGCCATCGCCGAGGACGCCGTCCTCCTGCGCGAAGGCCTCGTGGCCTTGCTCGAACGCTTCGGCCACCAGGTGATCGCGGCCGTCGGCGACGCCGAGGAACTGACCGAGGTAGTCGACGAGTACAAGCCGGACATCATGGTCACCGACGTCCGCATGCCGCCGGACTTCACCGACGAAGGCCTGCGCGCGGCCGTCAACCTGCGCGCCCGTCACCCCGATCTCGCCGTGCTCGTGCTGACCCAGTACGTCGCGACGACTTACGCGTTCGAGCTGCTCGAAGCGGACGGCCGCGGCCGCGCGGGCGGTCTGGGATACCTGCTCAAGGACCGCGTCGGCGCGGTACGCGAGTTCGTCGACGCCGTCGAGCGCATCGCGGCGGGCGGTACGATCATCGACCCGGAGGTCGTCCGGCAGCTGCTCCGCCGCGAACAGAAAGACCAGCCGTTGGCCCGCCTCACCACCCGCGAACGCGAAGTCCTCGCGCTGATGGCCGAGGGCCGGGCGAACGCGGCGATCGCGGAGTCCCTCTGCGTGAGCCAGGCGGCGGTGGCCAAGTACATCAACGCGATCTTCACCAAGCTCGACCTCTCCCGCGCCGAAGGCCACCACCGCGTCCTCGCGGTCCTCACCTACCTCCGCGGCTGA
- the mppR gene encoding enduracididine biosynthesis enzyme MppR, with product MTSTIAGPVGYSLPLSPTGDASMITPPPWHFAGDVIMVDYRIDPEVARRFLPPELSLGDDPGAAAAVFADWQWCSDDGAELTDPARCQFTEFLILIACEYEGRQLARCPYAWVDAPVPMVRGWIQGMPKQIGDIHQIRPKTVGRAGPRPGGPGRFDGTLSVHGKRVAEATVLPSHQIAEPPLLHAVPLVHTRFFPGWISGETPLSQLVMSEVTDVEFSEIWAGAADLRLFDTLDPDFADLAPVEIGSGYVFSYAETLRGGKLL from the coding sequence ATGACCAGCACGATCGCGGGCCCCGTCGGCTACAGCCTCCCGCTGTCCCCGACCGGCGACGCGTCCATGATCACCCCGCCGCCGTGGCACTTCGCCGGCGACGTGATCATGGTCGACTACCGCATCGACCCCGAGGTGGCCAGGCGTTTCCTGCCGCCGGAGCTGAGCCTCGGCGACGACCCCGGCGCCGCGGCCGCGGTGTTCGCCGACTGGCAGTGGTGCTCGGACGACGGCGCCGAGCTCACCGACCCGGCCCGCTGCCAGTTCACCGAGTTCCTGATCCTCATCGCCTGCGAGTACGAGGGTCGCCAGCTCGCGCGGTGCCCGTACGCCTGGGTCGACGCGCCGGTGCCGATGGTCCGCGGCTGGATCCAGGGCATGCCCAAGCAGATCGGCGACATCCACCAGATCCGTCCCAAGACGGTCGGCCGCGCGGGACCGCGCCCCGGTGGACCCGGCCGCTTCGACGGCACGCTTTCCGTACACGGCAAGCGAGTCGCGGAGGCCACCGTCCTGCCGTCACACCAGATCGCCGAGCCGCCGCTCCTGCACGCGGTACCGTTGGTGCACACCAGGTTCTTCCCCGGCTGGATCTCCGGCGAGACCCCGCTTTCGCAGCTCGTCATGTCCGAGGTGACCGACGTCGAGTTCTCCGAAATCTGGGCGGGCGCGGCGGATCTCCGCCTGTTCGACACGCTGGACCCCGACTTCGCCGACCTCGCGCCAGTGGAAATCGGCTCCGGCTATGTGTTCTCGTATGCCGAGACGTTGCGCGGCGGCAAGCTGCTCTGA
- a CDS encoding glycosyltransferase family 39 protein → MPATTAIPDTSVEAVTGVPRFHWRAALGVSVALTAGLLVVAGRYGYYMDELYFRVAGRNLDWGYIDQPPLVPLLSRIQTFLFGDTLFAIRVIPALLTGLSVFVAALIARELGGGGRAQVLAAVAASASLATMAAGHVLHPTAVDHVVWVTVCWLTIRLLRTRDTRLWLAIGAVVGVGMLAKYLVVLLVIGLVAGLLIAGPRQVLRSRYLLGGLAIGLVIAAPVLLWQGTNGWPQFSMASELSGSFGLDTAIGFVVGQVLMIGLFLTPLWITGLVWLFRRPAYRSFTVAYLVLVVLLIAIGGFGRYTEGLLTVSLAAGCVPAVAWLKSLPRRVLMTVALVANAILAAIMSLPVLPIDAYAADSPLGGLGDAQLGQAGWDRLTDQVADVYLSLPEPDRAHTALLGWNYAEAGALDRFGPASGLPAAYSPHNSYYDFGFPADDKTVVIAVGTDAATLAPHFANCVVAATLKFDLPHLDEDKPVLVCRTPAEPWAALWPKLRWVGTF, encoded by the coding sequence GTGCCGGCCACCACAGCGATTCCAGATACCTCTGTCGAGGCCGTCACCGGTGTCCCGAGATTCCACTGGCGCGCGGCACTCGGCGTGAGCGTCGCGCTGACCGCCGGATTGCTCGTCGTGGCCGGTCGTTACGGCTATTACATGGACGAGCTGTACTTCCGGGTCGCGGGCCGTAACCTCGACTGGGGCTACATCGACCAGCCGCCGCTGGTGCCGCTGCTCTCGCGGATCCAGACGTTCCTGTTCGGTGACACGCTGTTCGCGATCAGGGTGATTCCCGCGCTGCTGACCGGACTTTCGGTGTTCGTCGCCGCCTTGATCGCGCGTGAACTCGGTGGCGGCGGCCGTGCGCAGGTGCTCGCGGCGGTCGCGGCGTCGGCGTCTCTGGCGACCATGGCCGCCGGTCACGTGCTGCATCCGACGGCGGTCGACCACGTCGTCTGGGTGACGGTCTGCTGGCTGACGATCCGGCTGCTGCGTACCCGTGACACCCGGCTCTGGCTCGCGATCGGCGCGGTCGTCGGCGTCGGCATGCTCGCGAAGTATCTGGTGGTACTGCTGGTGATCGGCCTGGTCGCCGGGCTGCTGATCGCCGGTCCGCGCCAGGTGCTGCGCAGCCGGTATCTGCTGGGCGGGCTCGCGATCGGACTGGTCATCGCGGCGCCGGTGCTGCTCTGGCAGGGCACGAACGGCTGGCCGCAGTTCTCGATGGCGTCGGAGCTGTCCGGCTCGTTCGGGCTGGACACGGCGATCGGGTTCGTGGTCGGGCAGGTGCTCATGATCGGGCTTTTCCTGACACCGCTGTGGATCACCGGCCTGGTCTGGCTTTTCCGGCGTCCCGCGTACCGATCGTTCACCGTGGCCTACCTCGTGCTGGTCGTCCTGCTGATCGCGATCGGCGGTTTCGGGCGGTACACCGAGGGTTTGCTGACCGTTTCGCTCGCCGCCGGCTGCGTGCCCGCGGTGGCTTGGCTGAAGTCGTTGCCGCGCCGGGTGTTGATGACCGTCGCGCTCGTCGCCAACGCCATTCTCGCCGCGATCATGTCCCTGCCGGTGTTGCCGATCGACGCGTACGCGGCCGATTCGCCGCTGGGCGGCCTCGGCGACGCCCAGCTCGGGCAGGCCGGGTGGGACCGCCTCACCGATCAGGTCGCCGACGTCTACCTCTCGCTGCCGGAGCCGGACCGCGCGCACACCGCCTTGCTGGGCTGGAACTACGCGGAAGCCGGCGCCTTGGATCGCTTCGGCCCCGCCTCAGGCTTGCCCGCCGCGTACAGCCCGCACAACTCGTACTACGACTTCGGTTTCCCCGCCGACGACAAGACCGTCGTGATCGCGGTCGGCACGGACGCGGCGACGTTGGCCCCGCACTTCGCCAACTGCGTGGTCGCGGCCACGCTCAAGTTCGACCTCCCCCACCTCGACGAGGACAAGCCCGTCCTCGTCTGCCGCACCCCGGCCGAGCCCTGGGCCGCCCTCTGGCCCAAGCTCCGCTGGGTCGGCACCTTCTGA
- a CDS encoding MFS transporter has translation MIPLARNRDYNILWGSQLFSELATELTQVAFPLLIIAMAGSPLQLGLVSSVLMAAHMAAIVPAGVIADRWDRKKVMVVCQGIRALVMTVLTVAVLMDAASFQLLLAVAVLEGFLGSVFDPAEHAALPQVVPPEQLEQAVARNTARPFIATLVGPAAAGILFTAHHVNPFAADAIMLGGSFVALCFLRLPHRPAEPVEDRSVGGDIAEGFRWVLGQRLIRTTLVWMIFVNLVFSALIIIILAVSGEEKVGPGEIGLTMACLGAGGLLGGILADRLRGLLSAPVILIGFGWVATALIVAMAFVPPGITLGVLLGAAMFLVPVANTTVMTYQLVTTPDALRGRLSSIAGFCSGGAGALGPLLGGLLASAGQTTGVLVCAGAFGLVATATVASPAFRRFPEAVLA, from the coding sequence GTGATCCCCCTTGCGCGCAACCGCGACTACAACATCCTGTGGGGCAGCCAGCTGTTCTCCGAGCTGGCCACCGAGCTGACGCAGGTCGCGTTCCCGCTGCTGATCATCGCGATGGCCGGGTCGCCGCTGCAGCTCGGGCTCGTGTCGTCGGTGCTGATGGCCGCGCACATGGCGGCGATCGTGCCCGCCGGGGTGATCGCCGACCGCTGGGACCGCAAGAAGGTCATGGTGGTGTGCCAGGGCATCCGGGCACTCGTGATGACCGTGCTGACCGTCGCCGTGCTGATGGACGCGGCCTCGTTCCAGCTGCTGCTGGCCGTCGCCGTGCTCGAAGGGTTCCTCGGGTCGGTGTTCGATCCGGCCGAGCACGCCGCGTTGCCGCAGGTCGTGCCGCCCGAGCAGTTGGAACAGGCGGTCGCGCGCAACACCGCGCGGCCGTTCATCGCGACACTGGTCGGCCCGGCCGCCGCCGGGATCCTGTTCACCGCACACCACGTCAACCCGTTCGCGGCCGACGCGATCATGCTCGGCGGGTCGTTCGTCGCGCTGTGCTTCCTGCGGCTGCCGCATCGGCCGGCGGAGCCGGTCGAGGACCGCAGTGTGGGTGGTGACATCGCCGAGGGGTTCCGCTGGGTGCTCGGGCAGCGGCTGATCCGTACGACATTGGTGTGGATGATCTTCGTCAACCTCGTTTTCAGCGCGTTGATCATTATCATTCTGGCGGTGTCCGGTGAGGAGAAGGTGGGGCCAGGCGAGATCGGCCTGACCATGGCGTGCCTCGGCGCGGGCGGCCTGCTCGGCGGGATCCTCGCCGACCGGCTGCGCGGCCTGCTCAGCGCGCCGGTGATCCTGATCGGCTTCGGCTGGGTCGCCACCGCGCTGATCGTGGCGATGGCGTTCGTGCCGCCGGGCATCACGCTCGGCGTGCTGCTGGGCGCGGCGATGTTCCTGGTGCCGGTCGCGAACACGACCGTGATGACCTACCAGCTCGTGACCACCCCCGACGCCCTGCGCGGACGGCTCAGCAGCATCGCCGGTTTCTGTTCCGGTGGCGCCGGCGCGCTCGGCCCGTTGCTCGGCGGGCTGCTGGCTTCGGCAGGCCAGACCACCGGGGTGCTCGTGTGCGCGGGCGCGTTCGGGCTGGTCGCCACGGCCACCGTGGCGAGCCCGGCCTTCCGCCGGTTCCCGGAGGCCGTGCTCGCGTGA